One genomic window of Microcaecilia unicolor unplaced genomic scaffold, aMicUni1.1, whole genome shotgun sequence includes the following:
- the PDZD11 gene encoding PDZ domain-containing protein 11, producing MDNRIPYEDYPYPVVFLPAYENPPTWIPPQERIHHPDYSNELTQFLPRTIVLKKPPGAQLGFNIRGGKASQLGIFISKVIPDSDAHHAGLQEGDQVLAVNDVDFQDIEHSKAVEILKTAREIFMRVRYFPYNYQRQKERTVH from the exons ATGGACAACAGAATCCCCTATGAGGACTATCCATACCCTGTGGTCTTCCTCCCTGCCTATGAAAACCCCCCCACCTGGATTCCCCCTCAGGAG AGAATTCATCACCCAGACTACAGTAACGAACTGACACAGTTCCTGCCTCGGACCATTGTGCTAAAGAAGCCTCCCGGAGCTCAG CTGGGATTTAACATCCGAGGAGGAAAGGCTTCACAGCTTGGCATCTTCATCTCCAAG GTGATCCCAGATTCAGATGCACACCATGCTGGCCTGCAGGAGGGGGACCAGGTACTCGCAGTGAATGATGTGGATTTTCAAGATATCGAGCACAGTAAG GCTGTGGAGATCTTGAAAACAGCTCGAGAGATTTTCATGCGCGTGCGATACTTCCCCTACA ATTACCAGCGTCAGAAGGAGAGAACGGTTCACTAG